From one Triticum urartu cultivar G1812 chromosome 3, Tu2.1, whole genome shotgun sequence genomic stretch:
- the LOC125546303 gene encoding uncharacterized protein LOC125546303 isoform X2, whose protein sequence is MEEAVVVRHGGGAAGKLVEHRGMRNGYMRHGVSVGVSQGTTQESAHLLSNTKGTNASRKPSAQRTNPSLPRAPFESALFSISSLPCSSTLRPHGLSRCRLLPWTSSPTLVVQQRPLQ, encoded by the exons ATGGAGGAGGCCGTCGTGGTTCGTCATGGAGGCGGCGCCGCCGGCAAGCTAGTTGAG CACAGAGGAATGAGGAATGGATACATGAGGCATGGCGTAAGCGTAGGGGTCAGCCAGGGCACGACGCAAGAGTctgcccatctcctctcaaa CACGAAAGGCACTAATGCGTCCCGAAAACCTAGCGCACAAAGGACCAATCCTTCCCTTCCTCGAGCCCCATTCGAGTCCGCGCTGTTCAGCATCTCCAGCCTCCCCTGCTCCTCGACCCTCCGGCCCCACGGCCTCTCGCGCTGCCGCCTTCTTCCCTGGACGTCTTCCCCGACGCTCGTGGTGCAGCAGCGGCCATTGCAGTAG